In the Micromonospora narathiwatensis genome, one interval contains:
- a CDS encoding thiolase family protein: MPREVRDVVFVDGVRTPFGKAGGMYANTRADDLVIRCIRELMRRNPQLPPERVEEVAIAATTQIGDQGLTIGRTAALLAGLPKTVPGFAIDRMCAGAMTAVTTVAGGIAMGAYDVAIAGGVEHMGRHPMGEGVDPNPRIVAEKLVDPSALVMGATAENLHDRVPHITKQRTDAFALASQQRTAKAYANGKLQGDLVPVAVRDPETGWGLASVDEAPRDTSLEKLAGLKTPFRPHGKVTAGNAAGLNDGATAALIVAEETARELGLPIAMRLVSYGFVGVEPEVMGVGPIPSTEKALRIAGLTISDIGLFELNEAFAVQVLAFLDHFGIADDDPRVNPWGGAIAIGHPLASSGVRLMTQLARQFAEHPEVRYGITAMCIGIGMGGTVIWENPNWEGGDK; encoded by the coding sequence GTGCCCCGTGAAGTTCGGGATGTCGTCTTCGTCGACGGCGTCCGCACCCCCTTCGGCAAGGCGGGTGGCATGTACGCCAACACCCGCGCCGACGACCTGGTGATCCGCTGCATCCGCGAGCTGATGCGACGCAACCCGCAGCTGCCGCCGGAGCGGGTCGAGGAGGTCGCCATCGCCGCCACCACCCAGATCGGCGACCAGGGCCTGACCATCGGCCGCACCGCCGCCCTGCTGGCCGGCCTGCCCAAGACGGTGCCCGGCTTCGCCATCGACCGGATGTGCGCCGGCGCGATGACCGCCGTCACCACCGTCGCCGGTGGCATCGCGATGGGCGCGTACGACGTCGCCATCGCCGGGGGCGTCGAGCACATGGGCCGCCACCCGATGGGCGAGGGCGTCGACCCCAACCCGCGGATCGTCGCGGAGAAGCTGGTCGACCCGTCCGCCCTGGTCATGGGGGCCACCGCGGAGAACCTGCACGACCGGGTCCCGCACATCACCAAGCAGCGCACCGACGCGTTCGCGCTCGCCTCCCAGCAGAGGACCGCCAAGGCGTACGCCAACGGCAAGCTCCAGGGTGACCTGGTGCCGGTCGCCGTCCGCGACCCGGAGACCGGGTGGGGCCTGGCGTCCGTGGACGAGGCGCCCCGGGACACCTCGCTGGAGAAGCTCGCCGGCCTGAAGACCCCGTTCCGCCCGCACGGCAAGGTCACCGCCGGCAACGCGGCCGGCCTGAACGACGGCGCCACCGCCGCCCTGATCGTCGCCGAGGAGACCGCCCGCGAACTGGGCCTGCCGATCGCCATGCGGCTGGTGTCGTACGGCTTCGTCGGCGTCGAGCCCGAGGTGATGGGGGTCGGCCCGATCCCGTCGACCGAGAAGGCGCTGCGCATCGCCGGCCTGACCATCTCCGACATCGGCCTGTTCGAGCTGAACGAGGCGTTCGCCGTGCAGGTGCTCGCCTTCCTCGACCACTTCGGCATCGCCGACGACGACCCGCGGGTCAACCCGTGGGGCGGCGCGATCGCCATCGGTCACCCGCTCGCCTCCTCGGGCGTACGGCTGATGACCCAGCTCGCCCGGCAGTTCGCCGAGCACCCCGAGGTCCGCTACGGCATCACCGCCATGTGTATCGGCATCGGCATGGGCGGCACGGTCATCTGGGAGAACCCCAACTGGGAGGGTGGAGACAAGTGA
- a CDS encoding PadR family transcriptional regulator, with protein MVPVEEGEGEERQTQLLRGVLDMCLLALLDHEPAHGYELVRRLDAAGLVGVGYGTVYPLLTRMRRLGLVTDVVQESPSGPPRKVYALSAEGRRRLAAWKRQWKSFVDTVDVAITDVHTTGR; from the coding sequence ATGGTACCGGTGGAGGAAGGCGAGGGTGAGGAGCGGCAGACCCAGCTGCTCCGGGGCGTCCTCGACATGTGTCTGCTGGCGCTGCTGGATCACGAGCCCGCCCACGGCTACGAACTGGTCCGCCGGCTGGACGCCGCCGGCCTGGTCGGGGTCGGCTACGGCACGGTCTATCCACTGCTCACTCGGATGCGGCGACTCGGGCTGGTCACGGACGTGGTGCAGGAGAGCCCGAGCGGCCCGCCCCGCAAGGTCTACGCACTCAGCGCGGAGGGCAGGCGACGGCTCGCCGCCTGGAAACGGCAATGGAAGTCCTTCGTCGACACGGTCGACGTCGCGATCACCGACGTGCACACCACCGGGAGGTAG